One stretch of Lacrimispora sphenoides DNA includes these proteins:
- the map gene encoding type I methionyl aminopeptidase, with translation MSVTIKSAREIELMREAGKILSKTHEELSKALKPGMTTWDIDHLGEEIIRSYGCKPSFLNYNGYPASICVSVNDEVVHGIPSKKRILMEGDIVSLDAGVIYKGYHSDAARTYGIGEITPFAGQLIEVTRQCFFEGIKFAKSGNHLNDISAAIQIHAEKFGFGVVRDLVGHGIGSHLHEEPEVPNFAQKRRGIKLKPGMTLAIEPMINGGTPEVVWLDDDWTVVTEDGSLSAHYENTVLITEGEPEILSLVSCDR, from the coding sequence ATGTCAGTTACGATTAAATCTGCAAGAGAGATAGAACTTATGAGAGAGGCAGGAAAGATTCTTAGTAAAACTCATGAAGAGCTTTCAAAAGCCTTGAAGCCGGGAATGACAACCTGGGATATTGATCATCTGGGAGAAGAAATCATAAGGAGCTACGGCTGTAAGCCCTCTTTCCTGAACTATAACGGATATCCTGCCTCCATCTGCGTTTCTGTAAACGATGAAGTGGTTCATGGGATTCCAAGTAAGAAACGGATTTTAATGGAGGGCGATATCGTAAGCCTGGATGCCGGGGTTATTTACAAAGGATATCATTCCGATGCGGCAAGGACTTACGGAATCGGGGAGATCACTCCTTTCGCAGGGCAGCTCATAGAAGTGACAAGACAATGTTTCTTTGAAGGGATTAAATTTGCAAAATCTGGCAATCATCTGAATGATATATCTGCTGCAATCCAGATCCATGCAGAAAAATTTGGATTTGGAGTTGTACGGGATCTGGTAGGCCATGGAATCGGTTCTCATCTCCATGAGGAGCCGGAGGTGCCGAACTTTGCACAGAAAAGACGGGGAATCAAATTAAAGCCGGGAATGACCCTGGCCATCGAACCCATGATCAATGGGGGAACACCGGAGGTCGTATGGCTTGATGATGACTGGACCGTAGTAACAGAGGATGGCAGCCTTTCCGCTCACTATGAAAATACCGTGCTGATTACAGAGGGTGAACCGGAGATTCTTAGTCTGGTTTCCTGTGACCGCTGA
- a CDS encoding adenylate kinase, with translation MRIIMLGAPGAGKGTQAKKIAEKYQIPHISTGDIFRSNIKEGTELGRKAKEYMDQGTLVPDELTIGMLMERIQSDDCENGYVLDGFPRTIPQAESLKKALSDMGQKIDFAINVDVPDEIIIDRMAGRRACIACGATYHIVYNPSRVPDVCNVCGAGLVLRDDDKPETVKKRLSVYHDQTKPLIEYYKEAGVLVNIDGTQELNKVFSDIADLLGA, from the coding sequence ATGAGAATTATCATGTTAGGTGCTCCTGGTGCCGGCAAAGGTACCCAGGCAAAAAAAATTGCTGAAAAGTATCAGATTCCCCATATTTCTACTGGAGATATTTTCCGCTCCAATATTAAAGAGGGAACAGAGTTAGGCAGGAAGGCAAAGGAATACATGGATCAGGGCACTCTTGTGCCGGATGAACTGACCATTGGCATGCTGATGGAACGTATTCAAAGTGATGACTGTGAAAACGGATACGTACTGGATGGTTTTCCAAGAACCATTCCCCAGGCGGAAAGCCTTAAAAAGGCGCTTTCTGATATGGGACAGAAGATTGACTTTGCGATTAATGTGGATGTACCGGATGAGATAATTATAGACAGAATGGCAGGCCGTCGTGCTTGCATTGCCTGCGGAGCTACATATCATATTGTGTATAATCCAAGCAGGGTTCCCGATGTATGCAACGTGTGTGGAGCAGGGCTTGTTTTGCGGGATGACGATAAGCCGGAAACTGTTAAAAAGCGTTTGTCGGTTTACCATGATCAGACAAAGCCTCTGATCGAATATTATAAGGAAGCTGGTGTGCTGGTGAATATTGATGGAACTCAGGAATTAAACAAGGTGTTCTCGGACATCGCTGACCTATTAGGAGCATAG
- the secY gene encoding preprotein translocase subunit SecY, producing the protein MLKTLRNAFKIKDVRKKLIFTFMMLVVTRIGSQLPIPGVETSFFKDFFARQNNDAFGFFNAMTGSSFTNMSVFALSITPYITSSIIMQLLTIAIPKLEEMQRDGEDGRKKIAEYTRYVTVGLALIESVAMAIGFGGQGLLREFNVLSIIIAVATMTAGSALLMWIGERITEKGVGNGISIVLTFNIISSFPSDMSTLYTRFMSGKSVAVAAIAAIIIVAVIAAIVIFVVILQNGERRIPVQYSKKMQGRKMVGGQATNIPLKVNTAGVIPVIFASSIMSFPVVISQFFGANINYNSIGGHILSALNSSSWFKPERPLYTIGMLVYVALIIVFAYFYTSITFNPLEVANNMKKSGGFIPGIRPGKPTSDYLNSILNYIVFIGACGLTIICIIPIMVSGLFNVSRLSFGGTSLIIIVSVVLETLKAIESQMLVRYYKGFLND; encoded by the coding sequence ATGTTAAAAACACTCCGTAATGCATTCAAGATCAAGGATGTAAGAAAGAAACTTATCTTTACATTCATGATGCTGGTGGTTACTAGAATCGGTTCTCAATTGCCGATTCCAGGAGTTGAAACAAGCTTTTTTAAAGATTTTTTTGCTCGGCAGAATAACGATGCGTTTGGATTTTTCAACGCAATGACTGGTAGCTCTTTTACCAATATGTCCGTATTTGCCTTAAGCATTACCCCTTACATCACATCTTCCATCATCATGCAGCTTTTAACCATAGCGATTCCAAAGCTTGAGGAAATGCAGCGGGATGGGGAAGATGGCAGAAAGAAGATTGCAGAATACACCCGTTACGTAACAGTTGGTCTGGCTTTAATCGAGTCCGTCGCTATGGCGATTGGATTCGGCGGCCAGGGGCTGTTAAGAGAATTTAATGTATTAAGTATTATTATTGCTGTTGCAACTATGACTGCAGGAAGTGCTCTTCTGATGTGGATCGGTGAGCGAATTACGGAAAAAGGTGTGGGAAATGGTATATCCATTGTTTTGACCTTTAACATCATTTCCAGCTTTCCTTCGGATATGTCAACCTTATATACCAGATTCATGTCTGGAAAATCGGTTGCCGTAGCTGCAATTGCAGCCATTATTATCGTTGCTGTTATCGCAGCGATTGTAATATTTGTTGTTATCCTTCAGAATGGTGAGAGAAGAATTCCTGTTCAGTATTCGAAAAAGATGCAGGGACGGAAGATGGTCGGCGGTCAAGCCACCAACATTCCGTTAAAGGTGAATACAGCCGGCGTTATCCCGGTTATCTTCGCTTCCTCCATTATGTCGTTCCCGGTAGTGATTTCCCAGTTCTTTGGGGCCAATATTAACTACAACAGCATTGGAGGCCACATTTTATCGGCACTGAATTCTTCAAGCTGGTTTAAACCGGAAAGACCGTTATATACCATCGGTATGCTCGTCTACGTGGCTCTTATCATTGTGTTCGCTTATTTTTATACATCAATTACGTTTAACCCGCTTGAAGTTGCGAATAACATGAAAAAGTCCGGTGGCTTTATCCCGGGCATCCGTCCAGGAAAACCAACCAGTGATTATCTCAATTCCATTTTGAACTATATCGTATTTATAGGCGCATGCGGCTTGACGATCATCTGTATTATTCCGATCATGGTTTCCGGTTTATTTAATGTAAGCCGTTTATCCTTTGGAGGTACATCTTTAATCATCATCGTCAGTGTAGTCTTAGAGACGTTGAAGGCGATTGAATCTCAGATGCTTGTGCGCTATTATAAAGGGTTTTTAAACGATTAG
- the rplO gene encoding 50S ribosomal protein L15, whose translation MDLSNLQPALGSKHSDNFRRGRGHGSGNGKTAGKGHKGQKARSGATRPGFEGGQMPLYRRIPKRGFTNRNTKIIIGINVGALECFDNGTVVTVETLLESGIVKNPRDGVKILGNGELTKKLTVKVDAFSEGAKTKIEALGGTCEVI comes from the coding sequence ATGGATTTATCAAATTTACAGCCTGCGTTAGGTTCCAAACACAGCGACAACTTCAGAAGAGGCCGCGGTCATGGTTCAGGAAACGGCAAGACAGCAGGTAAGGGTCATAAAGGACAGAAAGCACGTTCCGGTGCAACTAGACCAGGTTTTGAAGGTGGTCAGATGCCTTTATACAGACGTATTCCTAAGAGAGGCTTTACCAATAGAAATACTAAAATTATTATCGGTATCAATGTAGGCGCTTTAGAGTGTTTTGACAATGGTACAGTTGTTACTGTTGAAACTTTGTTAGAGAGCGGTATCGTTAAGAATCCGCGTGACGGTGTTAAGATCCTTGGAAATGGAGAATTAACCAAAAAGCTTACAGTAAAGGTAGATGCTTTCAGCGAAGGCGCAAAAACCAAAATCGAGGCTTTAGGTGGAACCTGCGAGGTGATCTAA
- the rpmD gene encoding 50S ribosomal protein L30 translates to MADKLKITLVKSPIGAVPKHKATVLALGLKKLHKTVEMPDNNAVRGMIANVRHLVKVEEI, encoded by the coding sequence ATGGCAGATAAATTAAAAATCACATTGGTGAAATCCCCGATCGGCGCAGTTCCGAAGCATAAAGCAACCGTTTTAGCATTAGGCTTAAAGAAGCTTCATAAAACAGTTGAGATGCCGGATAATAACGCGGTTAGAGGTATGATCGCAAACGTGCGTCATTTAGTAAAAGTTGAAGAGATTTAA
- the rpsE gene encoding 30S ribosomal protein S5 — protein sequence MKRTIFDANQLELNDRVVAIKRVSKTVKGGRTMRFSALVVVGDGNGHVGAGLGKAGEVPEAIRKGKEAAVKNMVAIPIDENKSIPHDLIGKFGSASVLLKRANEGTGVIAGGPARAVLELAGIKNIHSKSLGSNNKTNVVLATIEGLTRLKTPEEVAKLRGKSVEEILG from the coding sequence GTGAAACGTACAATTTTTGATGCAAATCAGTTAGAATTAAACGACAGAGTAGTTGCTATCAAGCGCGTATCTAAAACCGTTAAGGGTGGACGTACCATGAGATTCTCTGCTTTAGTAGTCGTAGGTGATGGCAATGGCCACGTAGGTGCGGGTCTTGGCAAAGCCGGTGAAGTTCCAGAAGCAATCCGTAAAGGAAAAGAGGCTGCTGTTAAGAATATGGTTGCTATTCCTATCGATGAGAACAAAAGTATTCCTCATGACTTAATCGGAAAATTCGGAAGTGCATCTGTACTTCTTAAGAGAGCTAATGAAGGTACAGGAGTTATTGCAGGAGGTCCTGCACGTGCGGTTTTAGAACTTGCAGGTATTAAGAATATCCATTCTAAGTCCTTAGGTTCTAATAATAAGACCAATGTAGTTTTAGCTACAATTGAGGGATTAACCCGTTTAAAAACTCCTGAGGAAGTTGCAAAGCTTCGCGGTAAATCTGTAGAAGAGATTTTAGGCTAA
- the rplR gene encoding 50S ribosomal protein L18, translated as MVSKQSRSEVRVKKHNRIRNRFAGTAERPRLAVFRSNNHVYAQIIDDTVGKTLVAASTVEKEVKAELEKTNNVDAAAYVGTVVAKRALEKGIKGVVFDRGGFIYHGKIQALADAAREAGLEF; from the coding sequence ATGGTTAGCAAACAGTCAAGAAGCGAAGTTCGCGTTAAAAAGCACAACAGAATACGTAACCGTTTTGCAGGCACTGCAGAAAGACCGCGTTTAGCTGTGTTTAGAAGCAATAATCATGTGTATGCTCAAATTATTGACGATACAGTTGGTAAGACTTTAGTCGCTGCTTCTACAGTAGAAAAAGAAGTAAAGGCAGAATTAGAGAAAACTAACAACGTTGATGCTGCAGCATATGTAGGTACCGTAGTAGCAAAGAGAGCCCTTGAAAAAGGAATTAAGGGAGTTGTCTTTGACAGAGGCGGTTTTATATATCATGGTAAGATTCAGGCATTAGCAGACGCAGCCAGAGAAGCTGGTCTGGAATTCTAA
- the rplF gene encoding 50S ribosomal protein L6 — protein sequence MSRIGRMPIAIPAGVTVTIAENNKVTVKGPKGTLERVLPSEMTIKEEDGHIVVSRPNDLKKMKSLHGLTRTLVNNMVVGVTNGYEKKLEINGVGYRAQKQGKKLVLSLGYSHPVEMEDPEGIEATMEGQNVIIIKGIDKEKVGQYAAEIRDKRRPEPYKGKGIKYADEVIRRKVGKTGKK from the coding sequence ATGTCACGTATAGGAAGAATGCCTATCGCGATTCCGGCAGGCGTAACTGTTACAATCGCAGAAAATAATAAAGTGACTGTAAAAGGTCCTAAGGGAACTCTTGAAAGAGTGTTACCATCTGAGATGACAATCAAAGAAGAAGATGGTCATATCGTTGTTTCAAGACCGAACGATTTAAAGAAGATGAAATCTTTACACGGTCTGACAAGAACATTAGTAAACAACATGGTTGTTGGTGTTACTAACGGCTATGAGAAGAAGCTGGAAATCAATGGTGTTGGTTACAGAGCACAGAAGCAGGGCAAGAAGCTGGTTCTTTCTCTTGGCTATTCCCACCCGGTAGAAATGGAAGATCCTGAAGGTATCGAAGCTACCATGGAAGGCCAGAACGTCATCATTATTAAAGGTATCGATAAAGAAAAAGTTGGCCAGTACGCTGCTGAAATCAGAGATAAGAGAAGACCTGAACCGTATAAGGGCAAGGGTATCAAGTATGCTGACGAAGTTATCAGACGTAAAGTTGGTAAGACTGGTAAGAAATAA
- the rpsH gene encoding 30S ribosomal protein S8: MTMSDPIADMLTRIRNANTAKHDTVDVPSSKMKLAIADILVKEGYIKKYDLVEDGAFQTIRITLKYGKDKNEKIITGIKRISKPGLRVYANKEELPKVLGGLGTAIISTNQGVITDKDARTIGIGGEVLAFVW; encoded by the coding sequence ATGACTATGAGCGATCCAATCGCAGATATGCTTACAAGAATCCGTAATGCAAATACTGCAAAACATGATACAGTAGATGTACCTTCATCTAAGATGAAATTAGCTATTGCTGATATCCTTGTAAAAGAGGGCTACATTAAGAAATACGATCTCGTAGAAGACGGTGCATTCCAGACAATCCGGATCACCTTAAAATACGGTAAAGATAAAAATGAGAAAATCATTACAGGAATTAAGAGAATCTCCAAGCCTGGTTTACGTGTATACGCAAACAAGGAAGAGTTACCAAAAGTACTTGGCGGTTTAGGAACTGCTATCATCTCCACAAACCAGGGCGTTATTACCGATAAAGATGCACGTACCATTGGCATCGGCGGAGAAGTACTGGCATTTGTTTGGTAA
- a CDS encoding type Z 30S ribosomal protein S14, which translates to MAKTSMKIKQQRPAKFSSREYNRCRICGRPHAYLRKYGICRICFRELAYKGQIPGVKKASW; encoded by the coding sequence ATGGCTAAGACTTCAATGAAGATCAAACAGCAGAGACCTGCAAAGTTCTCCTCAAGAGAATACAATCGTTGCAGAATCTGTGGTCGTCCACATGCTTATTTGAGAAAATACGGAATCTGCAGAATCTGCTTCCGTGAATTAGCATACAAGGGCCAGATCCCAGGCGTTAAAAAAGCAAGCTGGTAA
- the rplE gene encoding 50S ribosomal protein L5, giving the protein MARLKEIYQTEIVEGMVKKFGYKNNMEVPKLNKIVINMGIGEAKENAKILDSAVRDLEIISGQKAVLTKAKKSIANFKLREGMAIGCKVTLRGERMYEFADRLINLALPRVRDFRGVNPNAFDGRGNYALGIKEQLIFPEIEYDKVDKVRGMDVIFVTTAKTDEEARELLTLFNMPFAK; this is encoded by the coding sequence TTGGCTAGATTAAAAGAGATATACCAGACAGAGATCGTAGAAGGTATGGTCAAGAAATTTGGATATAAGAACAACATGGAAGTGCCAAAGTTAAATAAGATTGTCATCAATATGGGTATTGGTGAAGCAAAGGAAAATGCCAAGATTTTAGACTCTGCAGTAAGAGATTTAGAAATCATCTCCGGTCAGAAGGCAGTTTTAACAAAGGCTAAAAAATCAATTGCTAACTTCAAGCTCAGAGAAGGTATGGCGATCGGATGTAAAGTAACTTTACGCGGTGAGAGAATGTATGAATTTGCTGACCGCCTGATCAACCTTGCACTTCCTCGTGTACGTGACTTCAGAGGAGTAAATCCTAATGCATTTGACGGCAGAGGGAACTATGCTCTTGGTATCAAGGAACAGCTTATTTTCCCTGAAATTGAGTACGATAAAGTTGACAAGGTAAGAGGTATGGACGTTATTTTCGTTACTACCGCTAAGACAGACGAAGAAGCCCGTGAACTTTTGACATTATTCAATATGCCATTTGCAAAATAG
- the rplX gene encoding 50S ribosomal protein L24 — protein MHKIKRDDLVKVIAGKDKDKQGKVLHVDTKNSKVVVEGVNMITKHVKPGAGNPQGGIVQKEAALDISNIMLVVDGKATRVGFEVKDGKKVRVAKATGKVID, from the coding sequence GTGCATAAAATTAAAAGAGACGACCTGGTAAAGGTTATCGCAGGAAAAGATAAAGACAAACAGGGCAAAGTTCTTCACGTAGATACGAAGAACAGCAAAGTGGTAGTGGAAGGCGTTAACATGATTACAAAGCATGTGAAACCAGGCGCAGGCAATCCACAGGGTGGTATCGTACAGAAAGAAGCTGCACTTGATATCTCCAACATTATGCTTGTTGTTGACGGAAAAGCAACCAGAGTTGGCTTTGAAGTTAAAGACGGCAAAAAGGTCCGTGTTGCAAAGGCAACCGGTAAAGTAATTGACTAA
- the rplN gene encoding 50S ribosomal protein L14 yields MIQQETRLRVADNTGAKEILCIRVMGGSTRRYANIGDVIVASVKDATPGGVVKKGDVVKAVVVRTVKGARRKDGSYIKFDENAAVIIKDDKTPKGTRIFGPVARELREKQFMKIVSLAPEVL; encoded by the coding sequence ATGATTCAGCAGGAAACCAGATTAAGGGTTGCCGACAATACCGGTGCAAAAGAGATTCTTTGTATCCGTGTTATGGGCGGCTCTACAAGAAGATATGCTAATATTGGTGATGTTATCGTTGCCAGCGTAAAAGATGCAACGCCTGGTGGTGTTGTGAAGAAAGGCGACGTTGTTAAGGCCGTAGTTGTACGCACCGTTAAGGGCGCACGCCGCAAAGACGGTTCTTATATCAAGTTCGATGAGAATGCTGCCGTAATTATCAAAGATGACAAGACTCCAAAAGGAACTCGTATCTTTGGGCCGGTTGCCAGAGAGTTAAGAGAGAAACAGTTCATGAAAATTGTTTCCTTAGCTCCCGAAGTATTATAA
- the rpsQ gene encoding 30S ribosomal protein S17: MDRNLRKTRTGKVVSSKMDKTIVVAIEDHVEHPLYGKIVKRTYKLKAHDENNDCNMGDTVRVMETRPLSKDKRWRLVEVIERAK; this comes from the coding sequence GTGGATAGAAATTTAAGAAAAACCCGTACTGGTAAGGTTGTAAGCAGCAAGATGGATAAGACCATCGTTGTGGCTATTGAAGACCATGTAGAACATCCTTTATACGGCAAGATCGTAAAAAGAACGTATAAATTAAAAGCTCATGACGAGAACAACGACTGCAACATGGGCGATACAGTAAGAGTAATGGAAACAAGACCGCTGTCCAAAGACAAGAGATGGAGACTTGTTGAGGTTATCGAAAGAGCGAAATAA
- the rpmC gene encoding 50S ribosomal protein L29 — MKIDKYVEELKGKSAAELNVELVAAKKELFNLRFQNATNQLDNTSRIKEVRKNIARIQTVITEKAKLA; from the coding sequence GTGAAAATTGATAAGTATGTTGAAGAATTAAAAGGAAAATCAGCTGCAGAACTGAATGTAGAATTAGTAGCTGCAAAGAAAGAACTTTTCAACTTAAGGTTCCAGAACGCGACCAACCAGCTTGATAACACAAGCAGGATCAAAGAGGTTCGCAAGAACATTGCCAGAATTCAGACTGTTATAACTGAGAAGGCTAAATTAGCTTAA
- the rplP gene encoding 50S ribosomal protein L16 encodes MLMPKRVKRRKQFRGSMAGKALRGNTISNGEFGLVSMEPCWIKSNQIEAARVAMTRYIKRGGKVWIKIFPDKPVTAKPAETRMGSGKGALEYWVAVVKPGRVLFEIAGVPEELAREALRLAMHKLPCKCKIAAKADLEGGE; translated from the coding sequence ATGTTAATGCCTAAAAGAGTTAAACGTCGTAAACAGTTCCGTGGATCCATGGCTGGTAAAGCGTTAAGAGGCAATACTATCAGCAACGGCGAGTTTGGTTTAGTTTCCATGGAACCATGCTGGATTAAATCCAACCAGATCGAGGCAGCCCGTGTTGCCATGACCCGTTACATCAAGCGTGGCGGTAAAGTCTGGATCAAGATTTTTCCGGATAAACCTGTAACAGCAAAGCCAGCAGAAACCCGTATGGGTTCCGGTAAGGGCGCTCTGGAATACTGGGTAGCAGTAGTAAAACCAGGCCGTGTATTATTCGAAATCGCTGGAGTACCTGAAGAATTAGCACGTGAAGCTTTACGCCTTGCTATGCATAAGTTACCGTGCAAGTGTAAGATTGCTGCTAAAGCAGATTTAGAAGGCGGTGAATGA
- the rpsC gene encoding 30S ribosomal protein S3 — protein MGQKVNPHGLRVGVIKDWNSKWYAEADFADNLVEDYAIRKFLKKRLYSAGISDIEIERASDRVKITIHTAKPGVVIGKGGSEIEKLKAEAQKLTDKKLFVDIKEIKRPDKDAQLVAESIAQQLENRVSFRRAMKSTMGRSMKSGIKGIKTAVAGRLGGADMARTEFYSEGTIPLQTLRADIDYGFAEADTTFGKIGVKVWIYNGEILPTKGNKEGSGK, from the coding sequence ATGGGACAGAAAGTTAATCCACACGGCTTAAGAGTCGGTGTTATTAAAGACTGGAACTCAAAATGGTATGCTGAAGCTGATTTCGCAGATAACCTGGTAGAAGATTATGCGATCAGAAAGTTCCTTAAGAAAAGATTATACAGCGCCGGCATTTCTGATATAGAAATTGAGAGAGCATCTGACCGCGTGAAAATTACGATTCATACAGCGAAGCCAGGTGTTGTTATCGGTAAGGGTGGATCTGAGATCGAGAAATTAAAAGCTGAAGCTCAAAAGCTTACAGATAAAAAGTTATTTGTTGACATCAAGGAAATCAAAAGACCTGATAAAGATGCTCAGTTAGTAGCTGAATCCATCGCACAGCAGTTAGAGAACCGTGTATCCTTCCGCCGGGCTATGAAGTCCACCATGGGTCGTTCCATGAAGTCTGGAATAAAGGGCATCAAAACTGCAGTTGCAGGACGTCTTGGCGGTGCTGATATGGCTCGTACCGAGTTCTATAGCGAAGGAACCATTCCGTTACAGACACTCAGAGCAGATATTGACTATGGTTTCGCTGAAGCAGATACAACCTTCGGTAAGATCGGTGTTAAGGTATGGATCTACAATGGCGAAATACTTCCAACTAAAGGAAACAAGGAAGGGAGCGGAAAATAA
- the rplV gene encoding 50S ribosomal protein L22 — MAKGHRSQIKRERNAVKDTRPSAKLSYARVSVQKACFVLDAIRGKDVMTALGIVTYNPRYASSLIEKLLKSALANAENNNGMDPAKLYVEECFANKGPTMKRVKPRAQGRAYRIEKRMSHITVVLNER, encoded by the coding sequence ATGGCTAAGGGACATAGAAGCCAGATTAAAAGAGAAAGAAATGCCGTGAAGGACACCAGACCATCAGCAAAGTTATCCTATGCTAGGGTTTCTGTTCAGAAAGCATGCTTCGTATTAGATGCCATCAGAGGCAAAGATGTTATGACAGCACTTGGTATTGTGACTTACAATCCCAGATATGCTTCTTCTTTAATAGAGAAGTTATTAAAATCAGCACTTGCTAACGCTGAGAATAACAACGGTATGGACCCTGCAAAACTTTATGTAGAGGAATGTTTTGCAAACAAGGGACCGACAATGAAAAGAGTAAAACCGAGAGCACAGGGCCGCGCTTACAGGATCGAGAAGAGAATGAGCCACATCACCGTCGTGCTTAATGAAAGATAA
- the rpsS gene encoding 30S ribosomal protein S19: MARSLKKGPFADAHLLKKVDVMNAAGQKQVIKTWSRRSTIFPQMVGHTIAVHDGRKHVPVYVTEDMVGHKLGEFVATRTYRGHGKDEKKSGRK; encoded by the coding sequence ATGGCTCGCTCACTTAAAAAAGGACCATTTGCAGATGCTCATTTACTGAAAAAAGTAGATGTTATGAACGCAGCAGGACAGAAACAGGTAATTAAGACCTGGTCTCGCCGTTCTACAATCTTCCCGCAGATGGTTGGACATACAATTGCAGTTCACGATGGCAGAAAGCACGTTCCGGTATATGTTACAGAAGATATGGTTGGACATAAACTGGGTGAATTCGTTGCCACAAGAACCTACAGAGGACATGGTAAGGACGAGAAAAAATCAGGCCGTAAGTAG
- the rplB gene encoding 50S ribosomal protein L2 → MGIKKYNPYTPSRRHMTGSDFSEVTKSTPEKSLISKTINKTAGRNNQGKITVRHRGGGVKRKYRIIDFKRNSKDGIAATVIGIEYDPNRTSNIALICYEDGTKAYILAPAGLTDGMKVMSGAMAEAKVGNCLPLSQIPVGTQVHNIELYPGKGGQLVRSAGNSAQLMAKEGKYATLRLPSGEMRMVPINCRATIGVVGNGDHNLINIGKAGRKRHMGFRPTVRGSVMNPNDHPHGGGEGKTGIGRPGPSTPWGKPALGLKTRKKNKQSNRLIVRSRDGKTVK, encoded by the coding sequence ATGGGAATTAAAAAGTATAACCCATATACCCCTTCCAGAAGACACATGACTGGTTCTGATTTCAGCGAAGTCACAAAGTCAACTCCTGAGAAGTCCTTAATCAGCAAAACAATCAATAAAACAGCCGGCCGTAATAACCAGGGTAAGATCACGGTAAGACATCGCGGAGGCGGCGTTAAGAGAAAATATAGAATCATTGATTTTAAGAGAAACAGCAAAGACGGCATTGCAGCAACTGTTATCGGTATCGAGTACGATCCAAACAGAACTTCCAACATCGCGCTGATCTGCTACGAAGACGGTACAAAGGCTTATATCCTTGCTCCGGCTGGTTTAACAGACGGCATGAAGGTTATGAGCGGAGCGATGGCAGAAGCTAAAGTCGGCAACTGCTTACCATTAAGCCAGATTCCGGTTGGTACTCAGGTTCATAACATTGAGCTTTATCCAGGAAAAGGCGGACAGTTAGTTCGTTCCGCAGGAAACTCTGCTCAGTTAATGGCAAAAGAAGGCAAATATGCTACTCTTCGTTTACCTTCCGGTGAGATGAGAATGGTTCCGATCAACTGCAGAGCAACCATCGGCGTTGTAGGCAACGGAGATCACAACTTAATCAATATCGGTAAAGCTGGTAGAAAACGTCACATGGGCTTCAGACCCACTGTACGTGGTTCTGTTATGAACCCGAATGACCATCCTCACGGCGGTGGTGAAGGCAAGACCGGTATCGGACGCCCAGGTCCAAGTACACCATGGGGCAAACCGGCACTTGGCTTAAAGACCAGAAAGAAAAACAAACAGTCTAACAGACTGATCGTTAGAAGTAGAGATGGAAAGACCGTTAAATAA
- the rplW gene encoding 50S ribosomal protein L23 — protein MADIKYYDVIQKPVVTEKSMNAMASKKYTFIVHTDANKAMIKEAVEKMFPGAKVASVNTMNLDGKTKRRGTTFGKTSKTKKAIVQLTADSKDIEIFEGL, from the coding sequence ATGGCAGATATTAAGTATTACGACGTAATCCAGAAGCCTGTAGTAACTGAGAAGAGCATGAACGCTATGGCGTCCAAGAAGTACACATTTATTGTGCACACAGATGCTAATAAGGCTATGATCAAAGAAGCTGTTGAAAAGATGTTCCCAGGTGCAAAGGTTGCCAGCGTGAACACCATGAACTTAGATGGAAAGACTAAAAGAAGAGGAACGACTTTTGGAAAGACCTCTAAGACAAAGAAAGCTATCGTTCAACTGACAGCTGACAGCAAAGACATCGAAATCTTCGAAGGACTGTAA